In Aureibaculum algae, the following are encoded in one genomic region:
- a CDS encoding UDP-glucose--hexose-1-phosphate uridylyltransferase: protein MSSQLKTHPHRRYNILTGEWVLVSPHRTKRPWQGKTESSSKKQAIIYDPECYLCPTNTRIGGEDNPDYKSTFVFKNDFGALLEDTPLFEYKEGLLLAEGEKGISKVICFSPNHSLTIPDMEIADLVNVVETWQNEFTELGNTKDINYVQIFENKGAIMGCSNPHPHGQVWAQHSIPTEVEKKTNSQKNYLEKTGSGLLEDYIEQELNEDIRVISQNKSFVTLIPFWAVWPYEAMIVPKRKMANILGLTDKEKVDFAEQLKTLTQKYDALFDTSFPYSSGIHQAPTDGSNYKEWHWHMSFYPPLLRSATVKKFMVGYEMFAMAQRDITAESAAEKLKSL from the coding sequence ATGTCATCACAATTAAAAACACATCCGCATCGTCGTTATAATATTTTAACTGGAGAATGGGTGTTAGTTTCTCCACACAGAACCAAAAGACCATGGCAAGGCAAAACAGAATCTTCTTCTAAAAAACAGGCGATAATTTATGACCCTGAATGCTATCTGTGTCCTACCAATACCAGAATTGGTGGTGAAGATAATCCAGATTATAAAAGCACCTTTGTTTTTAAAAATGATTTTGGAGCTCTTCTAGAAGACACTCCTCTATTCGAATATAAAGAAGGGTTACTTCTTGCGGAAGGCGAAAAAGGAATTTCTAAAGTAATCTGTTTTTCCCCGAATCATTCACTAACTATTCCAGATATGGAAATAGCTGATTTGGTTAACGTAGTTGAAACTTGGCAAAACGAGTTTACCGAACTAGGGAATACCAAAGACATAAACTATGTGCAAATATTTGAAAATAAAGGTGCCATTATGGGATGTAGCAATCCGCATCCGCATGGGCAAGTATGGGCACAACATTCGATACCCACTGAGGTTGAAAAAAAGACAAATTCACAAAAGAACTATTTAGAAAAAACGGGTTCGGGATTATTAGAAGATTATATAGAGCAAGAATTAAATGAAGATATTAGAGTGATATCGCAAAATAAAAGTTTTGTAACTCTAATTCCTTTTTGGGCCGTTTGGCCTTACGAAGCTATGATTGTACCTAAACGGAAAATGGCAAATATATTAGGGTTAACTGATAAAGAAAAAGTTGATTTTGCAGAGCAATTAAAAACACTTACGCAGAAATACGATGCTCTTTTTGACACGTCTTTTCCATATTCTTCTGGAATACATCAAGCACCGACAGACGGATCCAATTATAAAGAATGGCATTGGCATATGAGCTTTTATCCTCCATTATTAAGATCTGCTACGGTAAAAAAATTCATGG
- a CDS encoding AraC family transcriptional regulator, whose product MKLVIKNTETLVHKRLNILKKEVACLEAAWHYHSQYELLYISKSNGIRFVGDSVSNFSAGDLVLVGPYLPHLWRNDASYYSGERTNRVKTIITKFNKDFIGEGTFNNPNFSKINKMLEESKYGICFDNSVSKKLHDQLIKLADLSITEQSIKLLDILHQLSITNSKVVLSSSDMRQYTSENSDKLDLVLKFISDNYSSHITLNDIADVACMTTNSFCRFFKKMTNKSFTQFLNEVRIRHASRLLVQNNIPISEACYLVGYNSVTNFHKQFKQIMNCTPKGYRKTI is encoded by the coding sequence ATGAAACTCGTAATTAAAAATACTGAAACACTCGTTCATAAGCGATTGAACATCCTTAAAAAGGAAGTTGCTTGCTTAGAAGCTGCATGGCATTACCATTCGCAATACGAGCTTTTATATATATCTAAAAGTAATGGAATTCGATTTGTTGGAGATAGTGTTTCCAATTTTTCAGCAGGAGATTTAGTGTTGGTTGGTCCCTATTTACCTCATTTATGGAGAAATGATGCTTCATATTACAGTGGTGAAAGAACGAACAGAGTGAAAACGATTATAACAAAGTTTAATAAAGATTTTATTGGCGAAGGCACTTTTAATAATCCTAATTTTTCAAAAATTAATAAAATGTTAGAGGAGTCGAAATATGGAATATGTTTCGATAATAGCGTCAGTAAAAAACTGCATGATCAACTAATAAAACTTGCTGATTTATCAATTACAGAGCAAAGTATAAAGCTATTAGATATTTTACATCAGCTATCAATAACAAACAGTAAAGTTGTGTTGTCTTCTTCTGATATGCGACAATATACATCTGAAAATTCTGACAAGCTGGATCTTGTTTTAAAGTTTATATCTGATAATTATTCGAGTCATATTACTTTAAATGACATTGCCGATGTGGCATGCATGACTACAAACTCTTTTTGTCGTTTTTTTAAAAAAATGACAAACAAATCATTTACTCAGTTTTTAAACGAAGTACGTATACGTCATGCTTCTCGATTACTTGTGCAAAATAATATACCAATTTCTGAGGCGTGTTATCTTGTCGGGTATAATTCTGTAACAAATTTTCATAAACAGTTTAAACAAATTATGAATTGTACTCCAAAGGGATATCGCAAAACAATTTAG